One Triticum dicoccoides isolate Atlit2015 ecotype Zavitan chromosome 4B, WEW_v2.0, whole genome shotgun sequence genomic window carries:
- the LOC119294609 gene encoding nucleolar protein dao-5-like, translating to MATVARSPSPAAARPCPAMRRSADSNPFKPADCPSQRSSSSKGGGGGGGCHHASSPSPRRRSLSSTFGEKENEPRDHAARTPKPAARSGGPKNFMAPTISAASKAASPRNSTSKVLGERNHDTPHLAPFSPANLAHKPKPDPRRLRLSFDAPPAPAGDDDGAGVEDPVRAERSLRHSFEAPPAPAAWHGPLAGDDDDDAGMEDPVGVRVGVGHQLAAADPVDAEPSRAALYDPKTNYTSPRPRFLHYKPNPRVDIYGHSRAGVRRLEDGFASASASESSDETDATATTEDDLTEEEQEQAQQNHLPGEQPALAAPSEAAEACVLAPEPAPGSPPPPLLLSSSAPAAVTPEPARVSAPEPRATPPRARALTPEPKPGMRAPAKKRSSLRFLLPVAFVLFMSAASVCVLLQPDSPIMSNTALSRAASSFLSVQESHPVELAAWLKQWSSSSLDSITSYWEALASTSTQEQEYFGPHFAANWSAAAADADNHGAAADFYYSFAEAWPVPPSEEPISSANALTAEPEGDVVVEEEESVDDAGVGEKSDASDYYDMVVDELDVGMSEEAPGSSYDVLEEQLKIQDAVSEASSANLIAESEGVAAVVEEESDASDYSKLDVGASEATPGSSNGEEISQDLDTPSEPAELREQDVESEEPDENHGSGKEEGQEPHLGLESDSNLSPSYLDRISKPAAAAGVAIVVVILSAGIAALSMRKKQAQVATSANAPDEQEQAEEAETRSGSASSEGHRLAKGSVAEETERFGDSGFSQYSSSLSSGHGQGRGKAKEEEENVGLEPASKRESMSYSTSSYGSFTTYEKIAAKKRNKDDEAMTPVRRSSRLRSVKSPEAESS from the exons ATGGCAACCGTGGCCAGGTCCCCGTCGCCGGCCGCGGCCAGGCCCTGCCCCGCCATGCGGCGGAGCGCCGACTCCAACCCCTTCAAGCCCGCCG ATTGCCCCTCGCAGAGGAGCTCCAGCtccaagggcggcggcggcggcggcggctgccaccACGCCTCCTCGCCCTCGCCGCGGCGGAGGTCGCTCTCCTCCACCTTCGGGGAGAAGGAGAACGAGCCGCGGGACCACGCGGCTCGGACCCCCAAGCCCGCGGCGCGCTCTGGCGGCCCCAAGAACTTCATGGCGCCCACCATCTCCGCCGCCTCCAAGGCCGCCTCGCCCAGGAACAGCACCAGCAAGGTGCTCGGGGAGCGCAACCACGACACGCCCCACCTCGCGCCCTTCTCCCCCGCCAACCTCGCGCACAAGCCCAAGCCCgacccgcgccgcctccgcctctcCTTCGACGCCCCTCCCGCTCCCGCCGGAGACGACGACGGCGCGGGGGTGGAGGATCCCGTGCGCGCGGAGCGCAGTCTGCGGCACTCGTTCGAGGCACCTCCCGCGCCCGCCGCATGGCACGGCCCGCTCGctggagacgacgacgacgacgcggggaTGGAGGATCCCGTTGGCGTGCGCGTGGGCGTGGGCCACCAGCTCGCGGCGGCCGATCCGGTGGACGCGGAGCCGTCCCGGGCGGCCCTGTACGACCCCAAGACCAACTACACTTCGCCGCGGCCGCGGTTCCTCCACTACAAGCCCAACCCGCGCGTCGACATCTACGGGCACAGCCGCGCTGGCGTCAGGCGCCTCGAGGACGgcttcgcctccgcctccgcctccgagaGCAGCGACGAAACCGACGCCACTGCCACCACGGAGGACGACCTCACGGAGGAGGAGCAAGAGCAAGCACAGCAGAATCACCTGCCAGGGGAGCAGCCAGCTCTCGCCGCTCCATCTGAGGCCGCCGAGGCTTGCGTCCTGGCGCCAGAGCCCGCGCCgggttcgccgccgcctcctctgctGCTGTCATCATCGGCTCCAGCTGCGGTGACTCCCGAGCCGGCTCGCGTCTCTGCACCGGAGCCGAGGGCGACTCCTCCGCGAGCTCGTGCACTGACGCCGGAGCCGAAGCCTGGGATGCGAGCTCCAGCGAAGAAGAGGTCCTCGTTGAGGTTCCTGCTTCCCGTCGCTTTCGTTCTGTTCATGTCTGCTGCTTCCGTGTGCGTGCTGCTGCAACCAGATTCTCCGATCATGTCAAACACCGCCTTGTCGAGGGCGGCGTCCAGCTTTCTTTCAGTTCAAGAATCACACCCTGTGGAGTTGGCTGCTTGGCTCAAGCAATGGTCAAGCAGTTCCTTGGATTCGATCACGTCTTACTGGGAGGCCTTGGCCTCCACATCCACACAAGAGCAGGAGTACTTTGGTCCGCACTTCGCAGCCAACTGGAGTGCTGCAGCTGCCGATGCTGACAACCATGGCGCTGCCGCCGATTTCTACTACAGCTTCGCCGAGGCATGGCCAGTGCCACCAAGTGAAGAGCCTATTAGCAGCGCCAACGCCCTGACTGCAGAGCCGGAAGGTGATGTTGTGGTGGAAGAAGAAGAATCAGTTGATGATGCTGGAGTGGGAGAGAAATCTGATGCATCAGACTACTACGACATGGTGGTAGATGAGCTTGATGTGGGAATGTCAGAAGAAGCTCCAGGTAGCAGCTATGATGTCCTGGAGGAGCAGTTGAAGATCCAGGATGCAGTTTCTGAAGCAAGCAGTGCTAACTTGATTGCAGAATCAGAGGGTGTTGCTGCAGTGGTAGAAGAAGAATCTGATGCATCAGACTACTCCAAGCTTGATGTTGGAGCATCAGAAGCAACTCCAGGTAGCAGCAACGGCGAAGAGATCAGTCAGGATTTGGACACCCCGTCTGAACCTGCTGAGCTGCGCGAACAGGATGTTGAGAGTGAAGAGCCCGACGAGAACCACGGCAGTGGCAAGGAGGAGGGCCAGGAGCCGCATCTTGGTCTTGAGTCGGACTCCAACCTGTCGCCAAGCTACTTGGACAGAATCTCAAAGCCCGCCGCAGCAGCAGGTGTTGCCATTGTCGTGGTCATTCTTTCAGCAGGCATAGCCGCCCTCTCCATGAGGAAGAAGCAAGCTCAGGTTGCCACAAGTGCCAATGCACCGGATGAgcaggagcaggccgaggaagcTGAGACTCGATCTGGTTCAGCGAGCAGTGAGGGCCATCGTCTTGCCAAAGGTTCAGTGGCAGAAGAAACCGAGCGATTCGGTGACTCTGGCTTCTCTCAGTACAGCAGCAGCTTGTCGTCTGGCCATGGCCAAGGCAGGGGgaaggccaaggaggaggaagagaacgtCGGCCTCGAGCCCGCGTCCAAGAGGGAGTCCATGTCATACTCCACTTCATCCTATGGCAGCTTCACGACCTACGAGAAGATCGCTGCCAAGAAA AGGAACAAGGATGATGAGGCGATGACACCGGTCCGACGCTCCAGCAGGCTGCGGAGTGTCAAGTCACCCGAGGCCGAGTCTAGTTAG